The following coding sequences are from one Dromaius novaehollandiae isolate bDroNov1 chromosome 22, bDroNov1.hap1, whole genome shotgun sequence window:
- the EIF1 gene encoding eukaryotic translation initiation factor 1, producing the protein MSAIQNLQPFDPFADASKGDDLLPAGTEDYIHIRIQQRNGRKTLTTVQGIADDYDKKKLVKAFKKKFACNGTVIEHPEYGEVIQLQGDQRKNICQFLVEIGLAKDDQLKVHGF; encoded by the exons ATGTCCGCTATCCAGAACCTCCAACCCTTCG ACCCCTTTGCTGATGCAAGTAAGGGTGATGACCTGCTTCCTGCCGGCACTGAGGACTACATCCATATAAGGATCCAGCAGCGGAACGGCAGGAAGACCCTCACCACTGTCCAGGGTATTGCGGATGACTACGATAAAAAGAAACTGGTGAAGGCCTTCAAAAAG AAATTTGCCTGCAATGGTACTGTAATTGAACACCCTGAATATGGAGAAGTGATTCAACTGCAAGGCGACCAGCGCAAGAACATATGCCAGTTCCTCGTGGAG ATTGGACTGGCTAAAGACGACCAGCTGAAAGTCCATGGGTTTTAA
- the LOC135330642 gene encoding gastrin/cholecystokinin-like peptide: MKRRVCIGLVLAAAAAVCLARPAAEAPRRDRDLHRDRDLHRDLHRDQDLDLDRPAAPEQQRLVPRLLPQLLAGLSTQQGHGHGEEGAEALHDHYYPDWMDFGRRSAEAAVA, translated from the exons ATGAAGAGGAGGGTGTGCATCGGCCTCgtgctcgccgccgccgccgccgtctgCCTGGCGCGACCGGCGGCCGAGGCGCCGCGCCGGGACCGCGACCTGCACCGGGACCGGGACCTGCACCGCGACCTGCACCGGGACCAGGACCTGGACCTGGAccggcccgcggcgccggagCAGCAGCGCCTCGTCCCCCGCCTGCTGCCGCAGCTGCTCGCAG GGCTGAGCACCCAGCAGGGCCACGGGCACGGCGAGGAGGGCGCCGAGGCCCTGCACGACCACTACTACCCCGACTGGATGGACTTCGGCCGCCGCAGCGCCGAGGCCGCCGTCGCCTAG